GGCAAACTTCGTCAAAGATGATTAGCTTATCTTTAATATAAGCTAACGCATTAAATTTGCAAAATTCAACACATATACGGCACCCTTTACAAAGTTTTTCATCTACAGAAGGAGTCCTGATAGCAATGGCTTCAGACTGAACAGCCTTCGGTTTAAAAAAGAGATGACCGTTTGGCTCTTCAACATCACAATCTATGTAAATAGATTCCTTTGCTGACGCAGCTAGGTTTACAGATACTAGGGTTTTGCCTGTGCCACCTTTGCCACTTAGCACAGCGATTTTCATGCTATTTCCCTCCATGATTATGTAATCCAGCGTGAATTTCTTCCAATAAAGATAGCTTTCCATCTATGAAAGCATTGATATTCTCCATAATAGAGGTGTTAATTGTTTTGTATATTTTGATGTCATCTGCTTTAATGACCTCTGCAGCATTCTCTCCACATCGTGGCGTAAGTAAGGCGCTTATCTTACTATCCACAATCGTCTGTGCAGCCTTAATCCCAGCTCCACCTTGACTGGCAGCGGCACTATTATCTAAATAAATACTTTCTTTCGATTCAGTATCGTAAATAAGAAAGTAAGGTGCACGTCCAAATGATTGGCATATACTGTTTTTCATAGACTTATCATCTACTGGCATTGCTATTTTCATTAAGACTCCTCCTTATAACTATTTTTATCATTATTCCTTATTTTTTTTACCATTTCTTACAAAGTCTTTGTCACACCTATGTTTGGAGTGTCCACCAACACCACAGGACTTTTCAAAACCATTGCAAAGCCTATAGTCTCCACCCTCAATTTTTAACATTTTTCCATTAACCAATGACGTTGCAAGTTTTTTCCTTGCTTCATTGTAAATACCTTGAACAGTTGTACGTGAAATGTTCATTCTGTTGGCACACTCCTCCTGCGTAAGTCCTTCCAAGTCAATTAGCCGTATCGTTTCATACGCATCAACGGTCATAGTAATAAAATGTTCTTCTTTCATTAGGGGTTTAAGTGGTCCAAACCTATCGCTTTCCGGCAAACAACATACTTTTCTCCACTTTCTCGGCCTAGGCATAATTCCCTCACCTCATTGCTGCAAAAGTAACAAAACCTCCCTCTGCTATCCTTGCTGCCTTTTATAAGCCCTCTAACTGCTTATCAATAGCATTAAGCCTGCTTTTAAGTAGTTCTTTTTGTTCCAGTAATAAATTTTTTTGAGTTTTTAAATTATTCTCATCATTTAGAAAATGTCTTCCAAATCCTCGTCTGCAACCAAACCCAAATCTGTGATGAATTCTCAAGCCAACATCATACTTAAATGTACTTGCATTGATACAACCACCTAAACCAATTTCATTTATTGTTCCTACTCCCATTGGGCCAGTTCCATCTCTTCTCGGCATACAAACACCTCCTTTTAGTTTTTGACATATGTCATTTATATTTTTATTATATCCCATTTTTGACATATGTCAATAATTATTATTTAAATATTCTAATACATTTTGTCTGTTTGTGGTTAATAAAGTTTAGAATACATTAAAAGGACTGAATCCTACATAATGTAGAACTCAGTCCTAGAAAATTTCTTGTTTAAGCTTATATAACCTTTTAAAATCAGTTTAGCATTTAAGAACCCAATATAATAAACTTGATAAAAGTCAAAAAATCTTTTCTAATATTTTCATCCGGCGGTAAAAAATCAAATTCATCTTTTAAGCCCTCAATCAACTCTAAAAGTGTTTTTTCTTTCTCCATGTATTATTCCCCCTATTTATATACACCATGTTCATGTACAAACTGATTAACTGCTTTTAAATTTTCTACGTTTAAATCACCTCTGGATAAAAGTTCTCTACTTGTTGCAAATATATATCCTCCGCCAGGTGCACATTCATCAAGCAATTTCTTTGCATAATCTATACATTTATCCTTTGTACCCATTTTCAACAGTTCTAAAGGCATACCGCCGGCAATTGTGATGTTATCTCCAATTTTTTTCTTGGCTTCAAAAACATCGTCCCCTTCTATGATGCCTATAGCAAAGTTTTTTGGCATACTATTCAAAAGATAATACTTATCTTCCCATTTTCCTTCTAGGAAAATAATTAATTTACCTCCTAATTCATGAATTTTAAGGAACATTTTTTCATAGGTTGGCCAAAAGAATTTTTCAAACTGTTTTGCGTTAATAAATGTAGGAAGGTGCATCATTGTAGCATAAAATGGAAAACTAGCAACTTGTTTTGTACCAGGATGTATTCCCATAACATCATTTGAGAATTCTGCTAATGCATTAATCGCCTCAAGAAGTTCTTCAGGACGTCGCCTTATATCCAGTGAAATTCCTTTAAAACCTCTCAAGTAGTCAAAAATAATATCCATAGGCGGATATGCAAAGCCACCAGTTATAACAGGTATTCCGTACTTTTCCTTCAGTGTTGCCCTTAGTCTTTGCTGTACATCCCCTTTCACTTTCCAATGATTTAAAAGTTGTTTAAGGGTATCATAATTCTCTGAAGCTGATTCCCGCAAGTTAGCTGCTTTTCTTGGCACTAACTTGTTAAATATAAATTCCATAGGGTTTTTGATCAAATCAGGATAATCTTCCGATTCCATAGGTGTTATTTCTTGATGCTGTATTGTCTCCCCATCTCTAGAGATAAAATGACTTTTACTTCCAATAATTTCGGCACTTTTAGCATCGAAAGCTATGCCACATGTATACGTGGCATCACAATAAATATCTTCATGAGGCTTACAAAATACCTCTATTTCTTTTTCTGGGTTCTCTTCAATTTCTTTTATGGAACTATTTGCATAAGAAACTGCCCAAGTACCATAAGTTGATAGTATTGGCACTCTATCTGGTTCCTCATGATTAACTGTTGTTAAAATTCTCTTCACTCGATCATCATATACTTTTTTCATGTCGCCCATTTGTTACACTCACCCCTTCGTAAAATCTTCTATTTAATTATTATTTAGTTTTTTATCAACTTCTCTAGTGCCTTAAAATTCATTATATAATTCTACCCTTTCATGAAATGAAACTTAATTCCGAGGGAGTTTTTACTCCCCCGGAATTGTAGCAAAAGGCAAAATTATAGATCTTTCATATTATAGTTCAAGCTTAAAGGCGTATGCCTATCGTTAACTTTCATTCAGTTTTGATTTTATAAAGGATTGCTTTACATAGTTAAATACATAGAAAAGGCAAAAACTAATTCTTCATATGGCTGGGTATTTGGTGCAATGAATTCCGCTTCCTCTTGAGAAACATTATTTTCCTCTGCATACTCTGACCAAGAAGTGTAATATTCTGATTTAAATTCCATCCTAAATACCTCCTTTAATAAACTGCATATTCTCTTACAAATTCATTTACAGCAATAATATTTTCAGGTTTTGCATCTCTTATATTTAAAGCCACCTTGTCAAAAGAGAAAACATAATTACCACCTGGTGCAAGAATATCAATCAGTTCTTTGGCTTTGTCAATACATTCTTGTTTTGTGCCCTGAGCTAATAAGGTTAATGGGTAAAGCCCAGAAATGATATGCTTCTTACCTACTTTTTCTTTGATCGTCTTTGGATCACCATATTCAAACATCATATGTGTTCCCTTAGGTAGTTCATTTAAGTAATCTAAAAACCTCGTCCAATCATGTTCAACAAATAGTAATACCCCTGCTCCAGCAGCCCATAATCCTTCAACCAATTTTTTAAAGGTAGGCCAATAGAATTTTTCAAAATCCTTTTCTCTCATATAGGGTGCCATATGAAGAGGGATAAATGTTTTCTTGCTAACAGATGAATGCGGCTTAACCCCAGCTTTTAACATCATAGGCAGTACTGCTTCACATGCTGCAAGTACCTTTTCTGGATACCTTCTTATGTCTGCACTAATACCACTAAAACTTCTAAACTGATCAGCAACTTGGTCAAAGGGTGCAATCGATTGACAAGCTATTCGCCCATCAGCCAGACCATATTTTGCATTCATCTCAGCATCGGCCGCAGCTATTTGTCCCATGATATCGAAAAAAGCTTTTTGTGCTTTAGCAAATACCATAGATCGTTTCGCTGGCGTTGTGTCTAAATTTGCATATAACCGTGGGAAGATTTTGTCATGCATAAACTTATAAGGATCTTTAATCATTTCATCATATTCTTCAGGATCCATGCCAGTAATTTCTGGGTGTTGAATTTGACCTGAAGAACTCATTATAAAGTTTTTTGCTCCCAATATGTTATATACTGGATATAGCCTTGTAAACGTGGCAGGATTGATATCAGATGCAAATGATTTTGCCCCAACTTCAATCATATCTTTAAATCCACCAACATCCCATTGTGCCTTTTTTAAATCAACCCCGGCATATTGCATAATATATGTTATATCCATCCAAGTATATACGGGTACCCTTTTAGGTATTTTTCCTTCATCAATATCTTGGAAAAGCTGGTTTCTTTCTTTTGCTTGTGCTAGCATATCCTTCATCTAATTCACCCACCCTTGACAGATTTTTACACCTTCTGCCGCATTGGTGGTAAAAGCATCTGCCCCAACATGCTCACAAGCCTCTTTGGTTACAGGGTTGCCACCAATAATAATTTTTACATCTTCCCTTAACCCTTCCTTTTTCATTTTATCTATAATGTTTTTCATAGAGTCAATGGCTAAAGTAAGTACGCCGCTCATTCCTACAATCTGAGGTTTTACATCTTTGATTTTTTGAACAAAGGCATCTGCTGATTTATCAATTCCAATATCATATACTTCAAAACCCGCTGCTTCTGACATGCTTCTGAAGATGTTTTTACCAATATCATGTAAATCTCCCTCTACCGTCCCAAGAACAATGGTACCTATCTTTTCCGTGCTACCTAAACCTATCACTGGCTTTAATGTTTCAATAGCACTTGCTAATAACTCTCCAGCAAAGATTAAATCACCTACAAAGTATTCACCTTTGTCAAACCAATCTCCTACAATTGCCATTCCTTGCTGACACGCATTTACTACCTTTTGCGCTTCTTCTTCACTTGGATTTTTTCCTACAAACTCATTTAATATTTTTAATACTTGGTCTTCGTCAAGCTCTCCGACTGCTTGGGTTAATGCATTTAAATCCATTGCTAAATCTGCCATTTTAATTTCCCCCTTTAACTTATAAAATATATTTTTTTCTTAACCATACATGCAGTTAAGTGTCGAAACAAAATTATTGAATACGATTTCAATTACTAGTTTTTTATACAGTGGTTATTGCTGTTTCTTTAATGATTTTATTTCATTTTTTTATAAGCATTAGCATATTTCCTAATTTCTATCTCTACCAATCAGCATCTCTATTGTAATTCTTAAGAAACCCAGTGTACATCTAGGTTATACCTGTATATACAGCGTAGATTAAAAAATAAAATCTTACTTTTTCTTGCAAGCCTAAGCATCAAGATAAATCAGATTCTTTAAATTTCATAGCATTTTTTGTTTATGAAAAGGTTTATTATGCTATTTTGCATATGCAATTGTAACCCTATACAGCTATTTTTTGAATAGTGTTTATATTTTAATAATAACATAAGCTATTCCTCATGGTCAATATTTTTTTGGCGACAATTACCAAAGGTTTTATAAATTCTATAATTTTATTCTAAAATCCCAATGTGAACTGAATATAAACCAGCAGCGCCAGTTAAGCCATAAATCATCTTAGAAAAACCAAAATAGGAAGACCATATCTTCCTATTTTTAGTAAGCCTTACTTTTCTTTTGGAGCCACTGTATCAGCTCGTTGCAGATACATATGAAAGAAAAATTCTACCACGCCCACGATTATTGCTAATCCTATCAATGTACCAAATGTAGTATTGAAGTCTCTTGTAAACATTGCTATCACATAGGCAACAACTGCTGCCATTACACCATCCCCTATAGAAGCTACAACGTTTCCTAGGTTTGGTAGAACCACTAAATCTCCTAATATATAATTTAATCCAGTACCTACTATTGCTACAATAATTACCCAGACCAATGGATTTCCATCCATAAAGCCTAAAGTCAACCATGCAGCAATAAAAGTCATTACAAGTTTAACTAATAGGGCTGTTGTTGTATTGCTCATTCCTCCAACTCCTTTTTATTTTCCTGCTATTTCTGATAATTACTTGAATTATATAATATTTTTTCTTCTTTTTTTGTTAATAGATTTCTAAAATAGTATTACTCTGATAATTGCTTATTATGTAATCAGCAGTTAATAAAAAAACGTCGAGGCCTTGATAAGATTTTTAAAATAGAAATTTTTTCTATCTCTTTTACTTTTTCAATACTATACTAAATTTCATAAAATTTGCAGATTTAGGACATGCTACATATAATGAGAGGAGACTAGAACAATGAAACTTATTGAAGTGGGTAGTGATGCACCGAATTTCACTGTAAAGGATAACCATGAGCAAAACATAAGTTTGTCAGACTATCGAGGCAAAAAAGTATTACTCTCCTGGCACCCTCTTGCTTGGACACCAGTTTGTACTGATCAGATGAGGGCATTAGAAACGAATTGGCAAACATTTCAGAAACTCAATACTATTCCCCTTGGATTTAGCGTTGATCCACCACCTTGTAAAAAAGCATGGGCAACAGCAATCCTAATGAATAACGTAAGCCTTCCTTCAGACTTTTGGCCCCATGGAAAAGTAGCACAAGAATATGGATTGTTTAATGAAACGCAGGGTATATCAGAACGAGCAAATATTATCATAGACGAAAAGGGTAAGATCAGGTGGGTAAAAATGTATTATTCTCAAGAGTTACCTGATATAAACGAAGTTATACAGATTTTATCGAATATGTAGAGAAAAGCCAGTTGCTACTAGGATATTTAATATACTAGTAGCATTATTCTATTTATAGGAATATAACGATTATCTTATTTTCAATTGAGCCTGTCTTGATTATATCTGTTGGATATATGTATTTTTTATAGTGTTCTCTATGTAGTTTGGGTGAAACCAAAGAAATCTTAAACAGAATGACGAATGCTTTAAACGCTAAAAAACCTCTTAAGAAAACTAGTTTGTAAACAAACCTCATCAAATGGTATAATTACACTGTGAAAGCGTATTATTTCTTCTGTGAAAGGATCATCCATTATGCAAAAAGTAATATTTCTTGTTGATATGAATGCTTTTTTTATTTCTTGCGAAATGACTAGAAACCCTGAACTTATAGGCGCTCCTGCAGCAGTAGCAGGGGATCCTAGAAAGCGTACTGGAATCATTTTAGCGGCTAACTATGAGGCAAGAAGCTTTGGTGTAAAAACTGCGATGGTACTCCATGAAGCTTTAAAACTTTGCCCTAATATGAAACTAATTCCTCCAGATCATTCTTTCTATACACAAAGATCAAGAGAAGTTATGCACCTTTTATCTTCCTACACCCCTGTTATTGAACAAAACAGCATCGATGAAGCTTGGTTAGATATGACAGGCTGTGAACGACTTTTAGGAAAACCGTTGGAATCGGCACAAAAGATTATGAATAACATCCGAGGTGAACTAGGTTTATGGTGTTCTATAGGAATATCTGAAAATAAGTTTCTTTCTAAAATGGCTTCTGATATGAAGAAGCCTTTAGGTATTACAACGCTTTGGAAAAAAGATATTGAGCATAAGCTATGGCCCCTTCCTGCTAAATCTATGTATGGTATTGGAAAGCAAACTGCTGAAAAGCTTTCCAGTATAGGCATTGAGACCATAGGCGACTTAGCTCTTTTCAACCAAGAATTTCTTATAAAAAAATTCGGAAAATTAGGTCTTGAACTTCATAAAAAAGCCAACGGAATAGATCCTTCACCTGTAGCACCTCATTCTGAAGACGAGGTAAAGTCCATCGGTAGATCTACTACCCTTTCAGAAGATTTATCTGACTTAGAAACTGCAACGGTAGTATTAATGCAGCTTGCCGATGAAGTAGG
The sequence above is drawn from the Clostridium formicaceticum genome and encodes:
- a CDS encoding DNA polymerase IV, which gives rise to MQKVIFLVDMNAFFISCEMTRNPELIGAPAAVAGDPRKRTGIILAANYEARSFGVKTAMVLHEALKLCPNMKLIPPDHSFYTQRSREVMHLLSSYTPVIEQNSIDEAWLDMTGCERLLGKPLESAQKIMNNIRGELGLWCSIGISENKFLSKMASDMKKPLGITTLWKKDIEHKLWPLPAKSMYGIGKQTAEKLSSIGIETIGDLALFNQEFLIKKFGKLGLELHKKANGIDPSPVAPHSEDEVKSIGRSTTLSEDLSDLETATVVLMQLADEVGMTARQHNKKGCTVQIIIKYSNFQAITRQMTIPATYITKEIVSAGIQLLKQHWKPFPPVRLLGISLSGFDKGCKSDQISLFDLPDVNHSSHKEERLEKTMDTLRSKYGMSKINRATLIKTAKQQVNPSIKN
- a CDS encoding DUF2512 family protein is translated as MSNTTTALLVKLVMTFIAAWLTLGFMDGNPLVWVIIVAIVGTGLNYILGDLVVLPNLGNVVASIGDGVMAAVVAYVIAMFTRDFNTTFGTLIGLAIIVGVVEFFFHMYLQRADTVAPKEK
- a CDS encoding DUF134 domain-containing protein produces the protein MPRPRKWRKVCCLPESDRFGPLKPLMKEEHFITMTVDAYETIRLIDLEGLTQEECANRMNISRTTVQGIYNEARKKLATSLVNGKMLKIEGGDYRLCNGFEKSCGVGGHSKHRCDKDFVRNGKKNKE
- a CDS encoding uroporphyrinogen decarboxylase family protein, with amino-acid sequence MKKVYDDRVKRILTTVNHEEPDRVPILSTYGTWAVSYANSSIKEIEENPEKEIEVFCKPHEDIYCDATYTCGIAFDAKSAEIIGSKSHFISRDGETIQHQEITPMESEDYPDLIKNPMEFIFNKLVPRKAANLRESASENYDTLKQLLNHWKVKGDVQQRLRATLKEKYGIPVITGGFAYPPMDIIFDYLRGFKGISLDIRRRPEELLEAINALAEFSNDVMGIHPGTKQVASFPFYATMMHLPTFINAKQFEKFFWPTYEKMFLKIHELGGKLIIFLEGKWEDKYYLLNSMPKNFAIGIIEGDDVFEAKKKIGDNITIAGGMPLELLKMGTKDKCIDYAKKLLDECAPGGGYIFATSRELLSRGDLNVENLKAVNQFVHEHGVYK
- a CDS encoding uroporphyrinogen decarboxylase family protein encodes the protein MKDMLAQAKERNQLFQDIDEGKIPKRVPVYTWMDITYIMQYAGVDLKKAQWDVGGFKDMIEVGAKSFASDINPATFTRLYPVYNILGAKNFIMSSSGQIQHPEITGMDPEEYDEMIKDPYKFMHDKIFPRLYANLDTTPAKRSMVFAKAQKAFFDIMGQIAAADAEMNAKYGLADGRIACQSIAPFDQVADQFRSFSGISADIRRYPEKVLAACEAVLPMMLKAGVKPHSSVSKKTFIPLHMAPYMREKDFEKFYWPTFKKLVEGLWAAGAGVLLFVEHDWTRFLDYLNELPKGTHMMFEYGDPKTIKEKVGKKHIISGLYPLTLLAQGTKQECIDKAKELIDILAPGGNYVFSFDKVALNIRDAKPENIIAVNEFVREYAVY
- a CDS encoding redoxin domain-containing protein — translated: MKLIEVGSDAPNFTVKDNHEQNISLSDYRGKKVLLSWHPLAWTPVCTDQMRALETNWQTFQKLNTIPLGFSVDPPPCKKAWATAILMNNVSLPSDFWPHGKVAQEYGLFNETQGISERANIIIDEKGKIRWVKMYYSQELPDINEVIQILSNM
- a CDS encoding cobalamin B12-binding domain-containing protein, giving the protein MADLAMDLNALTQAVGELDEDQVLKILNEFVGKNPSEEEAQKVVNACQQGMAIVGDWFDKGEYFVGDLIFAGELLASAIETLKPVIGLGSTEKIGTIVLGTVEGDLHDIGKNIFRSMSEAAGFEVYDIGIDKSADAFVQKIKDVKPQIVGMSGVLTLAIDSMKNIIDKMKKEGLREDVKIIIGGNPVTKEACEHVGADAFTTNAAEGVKICQGWVN
- a CDS encoding NifB/NifX family molybdenum-iron cluster-binding protein translates to MKIAMPVDDKSMKNSICQSFGRAPYFLIYDTESKESIYLDNSAAASQGGAGIKAAQTIVDSKISALLTPRCGENAAEVIKADDIKIYKTINTSIMENINAFIDGKLSLLEEIHAGLHNHGGK
- a CDS encoding DUF5320 domain-containing protein gives rise to the protein MPRRDGTGPMGVGTINEIGLGGCINASTFKYDVGLRIHHRFGFGCRRGFGRHFLNDENNLKTQKNLLLEQKELLKSRLNAIDKQLEGL